The genomic window GGTACAGGGAATCATGCGGGGCTCTTTTCGCCTGCGCCGGGTTTCATCAGAGGCAGCCGCCTGAACGCCAGGTAAACGGCGCACCCCGCGGCGATCCCGAAGAAATCGATCGCGATGTCGGCAAAGGTCGGCGTGCGTCCCGGGACGAAGGACTGGTGGATTTCGTCACAGACAGCCCAGAATCCTCCCGTGCAAAAGACAAAGAGGCACAGCCCGCCCGCGCTCCTGTACCGGAAGACGCGATCGAAAGCGAAGCCCAGCAGAAAGGCCAAGGTGAGGTACTCGATGGGATGAAAAATGTTCGTATCGAACAGGGGCAGAGCGTCCGGATAAGCATCGTCGGACATCAGGAAGATGAAGAGCGCATAAAGGCAGGGCGGAATCCACCATCTGAAATCGTTTGGGCGGTTATCCCGGTCGCGGCGCAGGAAAACCAGGGCGCTGACACACCCCAGAAACAGGATGAGCAACTGGAATCCGAGGTCCCTGAAGTCCATTTGAAACGCCGCGGCGACAACCACCGCACCGCAGAATTGAGCCGCAAAAATCGCGGCGACAACCCCCCACGGGGTGATTCGAGCAATCATGAGCTCCCGCCGTATTCCACTGCACGGTGCCTGCAAGGCGCCCCCATCGGCACATGATGTTCGCTTTGCCTGAGCACAATGACTCAGATGCTCACAAAGCTCCGCAAACTCGATTACACGCGTGCCGCTGAATCAAGAATCATCCGGGCAATGCGATTGTGGTTAGATATCGCGAACAGGCAGTCAAGTCAAGCGAGTTGCCCCCTCGGAAGACAAGCGCCCGCCCTTCGCGGCCAGATCGCCCGAACCGATTCCGACTCGGCTCCGCGTCAGGCAATCCTTTCTGTTGTTGTGCATAGATATATTCGGTCGGGTGCGGCGTTGAGAACAATGGTATTCGCAAAGGAAGGAGCTTACAGGACGCACTCCGCATCCTGGGGGGTGTATTCCGGAACCAGTTGCTTGAGCTTGCGCTTGATGGCGTATGAGTCATGCTTGCGCGCAATGGCGCAAAGCTCTTCCAATTCCCGATCCAGCCACTGCCGAAAAGCATCGTGGTTTCCCGCATGATGGCCGTTGCCGTTTCCATTTCCGTTGGGGCGCAGCACCAGGATCTTTTCGTGCCTGGTGTTTACGATGCCTTCATCGAGGGTGATCAGCTCTTCGTAAAGCTTCTCGCCCTCTCGCAGGCCGGTGAACTGGATTTCAATGTCCCTGCCCGGTTGCTTCCCCGACAACCGGATCAGGTCCTGTGCCATGTCCGCGATCTTTACCGGGGTTCCCATTTCCAGGATGAAGATTTCTCCGCCTTCCCCGAGCGCTCCGGCCTGCAGGATGAGTTGAGCCGCTTCGGGAATCGTCATGAAGTACCGGGTGACCTCGGGATGAGTCACGGTGACCGGGCCTCCCTGCTCGATCTGGCGGCGGAAGAGGGGAATGACGGAACCCGAGGACCCGACCACATTGCCGAATCGCACGGCCATGTACTTTGTCCCATTGCCCTGAAAGGACTGCAGGATGAGCTCCGTGAGGCGCTTGCTGGTTCCCATCACGTTCGTCGGCCGGACCGCCTTGTCGGTGGAAACCAGGACGAAACGTTTCACCCCGTAATCCTTGGACAGCTTCATCATTACCTGGCTGCCGCGCACGTTGTTGAACACGGCTTCCCAGGGATTCCTTTCCAGCATCGGGACGTGCTTGTAAGCCGCGGCGTGGAACACCACGTCCGGGCGGTACTTCCGGAACACGCTCTCCATCAGCAGACGCTGCTGCACCTGACCCAAGATACACTGATAGTTGCGAAATTCCCTCTCATGCTGCAATTCCATCTGCATATGGAACAGGTTGGACTCGCTGGCATCGACCAGGATCAGCAACTGCGGCTTGAACTGGGCGACCTGGCGGCAGAGTTCGGAGCCGATGGACCCGCCCGCCCCCGTCACCATTACCGTGCGGTTGGTCAGGTAGCCTGAGATGGCATCGGTTTCCAGGCTGACCGGAGGACGGCGCAGCAAATCCTCGTAATTGACGTCCCGCAGAGACTTGATGCTCACGTTGCCGTTCATGATCGAACCGATGGCGGGAAGCGTCTTGTAGGAAATCCCGCATCCCTTGCAGATATCGATGAGCCGGCGCATCTGAGCTCCGGTCGCGGAAGGTACCGAGATAAATACCTGTTCGATATTGTTCTGCTCCAGGACTCTGGACAAATGGTCCGCGGGCCCGAGTACCCGCACCCCATGCACCGTGCGGCCCCGCTTGCCCGGATCGTCGTCCAGGAACCCGACCACGTGATAATGGAGCTGCGGATTGTCGAAGATCTCGCGGAGCATCTTTTCTCCCGACCCGCCGGCGCCGATGATGAGAATCTGCTTGCGCTCTTTCTCAACGTAATTCAGCCTGGGCAGGGAGAATGCCCGGATCCCCCGCGGCGTATTCCTGGCGATATAGTAGGACCGAATGCATACACGCAGACCGCCGGTCAGCAGAAACGTCAAAACGCAGTCCAGAAGAAAGACGGATCGGGGATATCCGGTGAAGTTGTCAGTGTAAGCCACCGTAGCGACAATCAGAAGCATGGAAAGAACGGACGCCTGTCCCAGACGCCAGAAATCCTCCAGTCCCGAAAACCGCCACATCCCCCTGTAGAGGCCGAACAGGCAGAAAACGCCCAGCTTCATGCCGACGACCCAAGGAACGAGAGCATTGATGAGGGGCAGGTGATTGGGAGGCAGAGTGAATTCAAAGCGGAGCAGGTAGGCTCCGTAATAGGCCACGGCGAAAAGAAATGCGTCAATGATGAGCATTGAGTAAAATTTCGGATTCCGCAATTGCTGTATCATGGTCACAACCCTTCGGGAGCTGAGGACCGTTTCCCAGTCGCCTTTCCACATGCCGGGCGGGCAAAAAGACGAACCGGGTTCAACATGCGCTTCGGTTCTGATTGCTTCGCTTCATTCGGGCTGTCGGAGCAATCCGGCAATATCCGTCACACCCGACGCATGAGCCCAGCTCCCTTTAATACGCGCAGAAGCCGGGGTCATCTGTACAAGACGTGCAAAACGGAATCCGAGACTACAGCTCGAACAGGAAAATAGATTCGCATGGAAGTTCACTCGGTGCATATTCGGATTCGGTAAAAAGGCAATACGTGACGTCCGGGAATTTCATCAAGAGCCGGTCCTCCGAGTCATGGCAGCTCACGAGCCACACGCTTCCACTCTATCCAGCCGGCCCGTACGCACTCCCGCAGCGGAGACCCGGCTCGACGCGGCTCTATCCTGTAGAAATCAGCTGCAATAAGCTTCATAAGCGGATCGGACACCCTCACTAAGACCCATCTTAGGGTACCAGCCCATATTTGTCAACCGCGATATGTCCAACAATTTCTGAGGAGTACCATCGGGTTCCGAAGCATCCCATTCGGTCTCTCCGTCATACCCCACCACGGAAGCCACCATGGCGGCCAGGTCGGCAATGGACTGGTCGTGGCCGGAACCTATGTTGAACAGATGCCTCGCGGCTCGTGAGCCTTCAGTGACTTCCCCGGGATTGGAAAACAGGGTTTCGATGCGGTTCATCAACAGAATGCACGCATCGGCCAGATCGTCGGAATGGAGAAACTCGCGTCGCGGGGTGCCCGTGCCCCAAAGTCGGATCGAATTCCTCGGGGGAGGCATGTGGGGAACGGGCGGCACCGGCTTGTTTCCGAACCTGGCGATGGACACCAGGGTGGAAAAGAAATCGACGGGAATGGCGCCGTATTTTGCCTCGTCCCGGGCGATTGCATCCCAGTCGCCCCGTGCCGCGAGTCTGCCCAGATGGTACTTGCGGATCAAAGCCGGCAGCACGTGGGAAGTCAGCAGGTCGTAATTGTCATTCGGACCGTACAGATTGGTCGGCATGACGCTGCAAAACCGCGTGCCGTACTGGCGGTTAAACGCTTCGCACAGCTCGATGCCCGCAATCTTGGCCACGGCGTACGGCTCATTGGTCGGTTCCAGAAGGCCCGTGAGCAGGTATTCCTCTTTCAAGGGCTGCCCGGCGAACTTGGGATAGATGCAGGAACTGCCCAGGAAAAGCAACCCTTTCACGTCGTTGCGCCAGGCCGCCTCGATCACATTGCTCTCGATCTTGAGGTTGATCCGGATGAAATCGGCCGGGTAGGTGTCGTTGGCGCGTATTCCCCCAACCTTTGCGGCTGCAAGAAAAACGTATTCCGGGCGTTCCCCGGCAAAGAACGCCTCCACGTCAGCCTGTCTCTCCAGGTCCAATTCCGCGTGCGTGCGCGTGATGAGATTCGCGCAGCCGGCCGCTCGCAGCCTTCTGAGGAGCGCCGAGCCCACCAGGCCGCGGTGCCCGGCGACGTATATTCTGGAAGTGGGAATCATGGCGGTATCCAAACGAATGCTAACCGAAATCCGCCTCGCAACTGGCGGCCCTGGGGAAGCCGTTGCGCTGGCAGATGGCGTCGCGTACCGCTTCCCGCAAGTCATACAGGACCATCTCTCGAACGAGATGATCGAAAGTGACCTCCGGAGTCCACCCCAGTCGCTCGCGCGCCTTGGCGGGGTTACCCAGGAGGGTCTCGACTTCCGTCGGGCGAAAATACCGCGGGTCAACATGAACGATGGTCTGGCCGGGCCGCAAAGACGCCATGCCGCAATGCGCCGACACCTGCCGGAGAAGATCGGAGTCTCGGAGCGCGGCGATTCTCCCCGTTTCCTCGACGCCCGTACCGGACCATTCGAGCACGATTCCGACCGCTTCGAAGGCTTTCCGGCAGAACTCGCGAACCGAATGCTGCTCGCCCGTGGCGATCACGT from Syntrophobacter fumaroxidans MPOB includes these protein-coding regions:
- a CDS encoding VanZ family protein; protein product: MIARITPWGVVAAIFAAQFCGAVVVAAAFQMDFRDLGFQLLILFLGCVSALVFLRRDRDNRPNDFRWWIPPCLYALFIFLMSDDAYPDALPLFDTNIFHPIEYLTLAFLLGFAFDRVFRYRSAGGLCLFVFCTGGFWAVCDEIHQSFVPGRTPTFADIAIDFFGIAAGCAVYLAFRRLPLMKPGAGEKSPA
- a CDS encoding polysaccharide biosynthesis protein, producing MIQQLRNPKFYSMLIIDAFLFAVAYYGAYLLRFEFTLPPNHLPLINALVPWVVGMKLGVFCLFGLYRGMWRFSGLEDFWRLGQASVLSMLLIVATVAYTDNFTGYPRSVFLLDCVLTFLLTGGLRVCIRSYYIARNTPRGIRAFSLPRLNYVEKERKQILIIGAGGSGEKMLREIFDNPQLHYHVVGFLDDDPGKRGRTVHGVRVLGPADHLSRVLEQNNIEQVFISVPSATGAQMRRLIDICKGCGISYKTLPAIGSIMNGNVSIKSLRDVNYEDLLRRPPVSLETDAISGYLTNRTVMVTGAGGSIGSELCRQVAQFKPQLLILVDASESNLFHMQMELQHEREFRNYQCILGQVQQRLLMESVFRKYRPDVVFHAAAYKHVPMLERNPWEAVFNNVRGSQVMMKLSKDYGVKRFVLVSTDKAVRPTNVMGTSKRLTELILQSFQGNGTKYMAVRFGNVVGSSGSVIPLFRRQIEQGGPVTVTHPEVTRYFMTIPEAAQLILQAGALGEGGEIFILEMGTPVKIADMAQDLIRLSGKQPGRDIEIQFTGLREGEKLYEELITLDEGIVNTRHEKILVLRPNGNGNGNGHHAGNHDAFRQWLDRELEELCAIARKHDSYAIKRKLKQLVPEYTPQDAECVL
- a CDS encoding GDP-L-fucose synthase family protein; amino-acid sequence: MIPTSRIYVAGHRGLVGSALLRRLRAAGCANLITRTHAELDLERQADVEAFFAGERPEYVFLAAAKVGGIRANDTYPADFIRINLKIESNVIEAAWRNDVKGLLFLGSSCIYPKFAGQPLKEEYLLTGLLEPTNEPYAVAKIAGIELCEAFNRQYGTRFCSVMPTNLYGPNDNYDLLTSHVLPALIRKYHLGRLAARGDWDAIARDEAKYGAIPVDFFSTLVSIARFGNKPVPPVPHMPPPRNSIRLWGTGTPRREFLHSDDLADACILLMNRIETLFSNPGEVTEGSRAARHLFNIGSGHDQSIADLAAMVASVVGYDGETEWDASEPDGTPQKLLDISRLTNMGWYPKMGLSEGVRSAYEAYCS